The Sinorhizobium alkalisoli genomic interval CGGCGGACATGGAGGGACTGATCGCCGCGCTGCGGACCGCGAGCTGATCACCCTTGAAATCGCTGCGAATAGTTCCGATCTTATGATGGTCTCGCATCGCCATATCTCTTCTCCCGGTCTCACGACAGCGTGAAACCGGACTCCTTGAATCATGCTTTTGCCGCACTTATCTTCTAGCCTGTGGGGTCTGGACGAAGACCCACGCCGGCTTGCCGTCCTGGAGGCCGGAGGCTACAAAGAGGGGGTGCTTCATGGCCCGCAATACTTTGCCGACCATTGCCGCCGGAGAGGGCGGTCTAAATCGATATCTCGATGAAATCCGCAAATTTCCGATGCTGGAGCCGCAGGAAGAGTACATGCTCGCCAAGCGGTACCAGGAGCATGAGGACCGCGGTGCCGCGCACAAGCTCGTGACGAGCCATTTGCGCCTGGTCGCCAAGATCGCGATGGGCTATCGCGGCTATGGGCTGCCGATCGGCGAAGTCATATCCGAAGGCAATGTCGGCCTGATGCAGGCGGTCAAAAAGTTCGAGCCCGACCGTGGCTTCCGCCTTGCAACCTATGCGATGTGGTGGATCAAGGCGGCCATCCAGGAATACATCCTGCGCTCCTGGTCGCTCGTCAAAATGGGCACCACCGCCAACCAGAAGCGGCTGTTCTTCAATCTGCGCCGGCTGAAGGGCCGGATTCAGGCTCTCGACGAGGGCGATCTCAAGCCGGAACAGGTGAAGGAAATCGCCACGACGCTCAAAGTGAGCGAGGACGAAGTCGTTTCGATGAACCGCCGTCTGTCCGGCGACGCGTCGCTGAACGCGCCGATCAAGGCGAGCGAAGGCGACTCCGGCCAGTGGCAGGACTGGCTCGTCGACGAACACGACAATCAGGAAGAAATCCTGATCGAACAGGATGAGCTCGACAGCCGCCGCGCTTTGCTCGCCGACGCCCTGAAGGTCTTGAACGACCGTGAGCGCCGCATCTTCCAAGCCCGTCGGCTTACCGAAGACCCGGTGACGCTGGAAGATCTTTCGAGCGAGTTTGACATCAGCCGCGAACGCGTCCGCCAGATCGAAGTCCGCGCCTTCGAGAAGGTGCAGGATGCCGTCCGCAAGGCCGCGCTGGACCGCGCCAATGCGCTCCGCGTCGTCGAGGGCGCGTAAACAAGCCACACAGCGAATCCTGCATATAGCCCCGAAGATCGGAACCAATTTTCCGGAATGCTCGATGGGCACTCAACCTCGATGAGCTGAGTCACAGCGATCTTTGCGCGTCTAAAAAAGACGCGCGGCGCTACAAAACCCCGGCAGGATGACGATCTTGCCGGGTTCGCTTTTCGCCGTCGCGGCTCTTTCCGCTATTGGCCGCTGGCAGCGGCACTGCCGAGAGCGCTCCAGGCCTGCAGGGCCTCGTTGAAGACGTCGGTGCCGGTGGCGCCCTTCTCAAGCGTCAGTAGCGCCCGGCGCCCGTTCCGATAGGTTATGGGAATGTCCATCCAGCTGCGGCTGCGCAGTAGTTCGGTGTTGACCTTGGTGGCTTCCGCGAAGTCGTTGAGCGCTATCATGTGGAAATCGTCGGTGATCTTCGCCGGAACGGCGATTAGCGGATCGCCGCGGTCCTGTTCCGTGCGCTTCATCGAGACGCGCTGGACTCCGTCGATGCTGCCGCCCTCGAAATTCGACGGCAACGAGAACACGAACTCGATCACGTGGCTCGCAGGCAACGAGGGATCGGCGTTGCGCTTGATCGTCATCAGCGCCGTCAAGCCGCGATCCGGCACGACGATCTGCGCCTGGATTGCCGCCTCCGGCTTGGCGTCGCCGCCCGGCGATTCCTCCTTGATGGACCAGGAGACGGCACCGGGGATGGCCGTGGGCGACGACTGCCCGAGCCGCTCCTCGTAAAGGAACATCTTCTCGCCATCCGCAATGGAAACCTCGGGCATGGCCGTCTGATCGCCGTTCTCCGCCGGCGTGGCCGCGGCTGACTGTCCGGAGGCGCCATCGTTCTTCGGTTGCTGCCCGACCTCGGTCTGCGCCGCCACCGACTTGCCTTCCTGGGAGATATCCGCGCCG includes:
- the rpoH gene encoding RNA polymerase sigma factor RpoH, which encodes MARNTLPTIAAGEGGLNRYLDEIRKFPMLEPQEEYMLAKRYQEHEDRGAAHKLVTSHLRLVAKIAMGYRGYGLPIGEVISEGNVGLMQAVKKFEPDRGFRLATYAMWWIKAAIQEYILRSWSLVKMGTTANQKRLFFNLRRLKGRIQALDEGDLKPEQVKEIATTLKVSEDEVVSMNRRLSGDASLNAPIKASEGDSGQWQDWLVDEHDNQEEILIEQDELDSRRALLADALKVLNDRERRIFQARRLTEDPVTLEDLSSEFDISRERVRQIEVRAFEKVQDAVRKAALDRANALRVVEGA